Proteins encoded by one window of Bacillus sp. DTU_2020_1000418_1_SI_GHA_SEK_038:
- a CDS encoding anti-repressor SinI family protein, whose product METKVLNDKLDMEWIELILEAKKLGVEKEDVRDFLQNYILNEPLPNKSIC is encoded by the coding sequence ATGGAGACTAAGGTACTCAATGATAAGTTAGATATGGAATGGATCGAGCTTATACTAGAGGCAAAAAAATTAGGAGTTGAAAAAGAAGATGTTCGCGATTTCCTTCAAAATTACATTTTAAACGAGCCTTTACCTAATAAGTCGATATGCTAA
- the sipW gene encoding signal peptidase I SipW, which produces MKKVMKGLSNAITVLLFLLVILMAVLVISSKASGGEPQILGYQLKNVLSGSMEPTFKTGSIIAVKPAGDKTRFQKNDVITYMEDEQKIVTHRVIDVVKRGDHVMYQTKGDNNEHPDSNLILSENVVGEYTGFSIPYIGYFIDFAKSKAGTAALLIGPGVLLLLYSAISIFKALKEIEHATKRRDENQGPEKTA; this is translated from the coding sequence ATGAAGAAAGTAATGAAAGGATTAAGTAATGCAATTACGGTACTACTGTTTTTACTAGTAATATTGATGGCTGTTTTAGTAATTTCCTCTAAAGCTTCAGGAGGAGAGCCACAAATATTAGGATACCAGCTGAAAAATGTACTATCAGGATCAATGGAACCGACTTTTAAAACTGGTTCAATCATCGCTGTTAAACCTGCTGGAGATAAAACTAGATTCCAAAAGAATGATGTCATCACATACATGGAAGATGAACAAAAAATCGTTACTCATAGAGTCATTGATGTTGTAAAAAGAGGCGACCATGTAATGTATCAAACTAAAGGTGATAATAACGAACATCCAGATTCCAATCTCATTCTCTCAGAGAATGTAGTGGGTGAATACACAGGATTTTCGATTCCATATATAGGTTATTTTATAGACTTTGCAAAATCAAAAGCTGGAACAGCAGCTCTACTAATTGGGCCGGGAGTTTTATTACTCCTATATTCTGCAATATCAATATTTAAGGCTCTGAAAGAAATAGAGCATGCAACAAAGAGAAGAGATGAAAACCAGGGACCAGAAAAAACTGCTTAA
- a CDS encoding TasA family protein, which yields MSIKKKLGLGVASAALGLSLIGGGTWAAFNDVETMQNRVQAGVLNLEIGNKVTGEMKVKKLIPGDTMTREFTLQNQGNLNIPDVWLTVDPADETIPGFYGELAVTILNSDNQNKLAGITPTGVRDDNTKYVSMQDLIDYANNNKFDISSDNLNNGDKDFDGRDADTIKIKVEFVDKKADTDGDGEYDQNKYQNAVAEFNFNFEAVQEAGSERANN from the coding sequence ATGTCAATCAAAAAGAAATTAGGTTTAGGAGTAGCATCAGCAGCACTAGGATTATCATTAATTGGTGGAGGAACTTGGGCAGCGTTTAACGATGTTGAAACAATGCAAAATCGTGTGCAGGCGGGAGTACTAAATTTGGAGATTGGTAATAAAGTTACAGGTGAAATGAAGGTAAAGAAATTGATTCCTGGGGATACAATGACTAGAGAATTCACTTTACAAAATCAAGGTAATCTAAATATTCCGGATGTTTGGTTAACAGTTGATCCTGCGGATGAAACAATTCCTGGCTTCTATGGTGAACTAGCAGTAACTATTCTTAATTCTGACAATCAAAACAAATTGGCAGGAATTACTCCAACAGGTGTACGTGATGACAACACGAAATATGTTTCTATGCAGGATTTAATTGATTATGCAAATAATAATAAATTTGATATTTCTAGTGACAATTTAAATAACGGAGATAAAGACTTTGACGGTAGAGATGCAGATACAATTAAAATCAAAGTTGAATTTGTTGATAAGAAGGCAGATACCGACGGTGATGGTGAATATGATCAAAATAAGTACCAAAATGCGGTTGCCGAATTTAACTTCAACTTCGAAGCAGTACAAGAAGCTGGTTCTGAAAGAGCAAACAACTAA
- a CDS encoding TasA family protein, with translation MTIKKKLTLGIASAALGLSLVGGGTFAAFNDVETMNNTLKSGVLDLKVDPSVIFNVSKLKPGDYMLRDFKIENIGTLDIEKVLMHTSIEVKDREGNIVDSDFASQFIINFLTSDLQPIITPWDNVSLQDLKGLTDNGKSPDITTYLKQGLIVPLKPDLPVGDTDHIVVMITFKNDDKKDNETGLYFQNEYQGLDMKLTLNLEATQYSGTERENNYQSQETPDAITITEVKIIKNEWKWQNEKQGYKLSAQVEFSFSDGNTIKSNTANINNANPAGESITFTQKYKNNDYSITLDIPFN, from the coding sequence ATGACTATTAAAAAGAAATTAACTCTAGGCATTGCTAGTGCTGCTCTAGGACTTTCATTAGTAGGCGGAGGAACCTTTGCGGCATTTAATGATGTTGAGACAATGAACAATACCCTAAAATCAGGTGTTCTAGATCTTAAAGTAGACCCTTCTGTAATATTTAATGTTTCAAAATTAAAACCTGGTGACTATATGCTCCGTGATTTTAAAATTGAAAATATTGGAACATTAGACATTGAAAAAGTCCTCATGCATACTAGTATTGAAGTGAAGGATAGAGAAGGCAATATTGTTGATAGTGATTTTGCCTCACAATTTATAATTAATTTTTTAACTAGTGATCTGCAGCCTATCATAACACCTTGGGATAATGTATCACTACAGGACCTTAAGGGACTAACAGATAACGGAAAATCTCCAGATATTACAACATATTTAAAACAAGGGTTAATTGTACCGTTAAAGCCTGATTTACCGGTAGGAGATACTGATCATATAGTTGTGATGATAACATTTAAAAATGATGATAAGAAAGATAATGAGACAGGTTTATATTTTCAAAATGAATATCAAGGTTTAGATATGAAACTAACTCTTAATTTAGAAGCAACACAATACTCAGGGACAGAAAGGGAAAATAATTACCAATCACAAGAAACTCCAGATGCGATTACAATTACCGAGGTAAAAATAATAAAAAATGAATGGAAATGGCAAAATGAAAAACAAGGCTATAAGCTAAGTGCTCAAGTTGAATTTTCGTTCAGTGATGGAAATACAATTAAATCAAATACTGCAAATATAAATAATGCAAATCCAGCTGGGGAAAGTATTACCTTTACACAAAAGTATAAGAATAATGATTATTCTATTACTTTAGACATACCTTTTAATTAA